The Gemmatimonas phototrophica region TGGTGATGGATACGGGTGAAGTGCTGGACGCACGCCCGGCCATGACCGCTACTCACTGAGAGCAAACACCATGCAGATGGCTTCGTTGAAGAAGCTGATGATGAGCGCCGCGGCCATAGCCGCGGCGTTCGTCGCTCAGCCCCTCGAGTTGACCGCACAGGTCGCTCCCGATCGCGGTGCGGCCGCACTGGGGTCCGTGTTGGCGGGTATTGGCACGACATCGCGCGTGCTCACGGTGGCGGCCCACCCTGACGACGAAGACACGCCCATGATTGCGTGGCTGGCCAAGGGACGCCACGTGGAGACGGCGTACCTCTCGCTCACGCGTGGCGACGGCGGGCAGAACCTCATTGGGAACGAGCTGGGCGAAGCGCTGGGGGCCATTCGCACGCAGGAGTTGCTGGCGGCGCGACGCATTGACGGCGCCACGCAGTACTTCACGCGCGCCTACGATTTCGGGTTCAGCAAGAACGCCGAAGAGACATATCAGCACTGGCCCAAAGACAGCATTCTGGGCGATGTGGTGCGCGTGGTGCGGGCGTATCGGCCGCACGTGATGATTGCGTTTTTCAGCGGGACGCCGCGTGACGGACACGGGCATCACCAGGTGAGCGGGCTGCTGGCGCGCGAAGCGTATGACCTGGCCGGCGATACCGTGCGCTTTCCGGTAAAGGACTTCGGGGTGCCCTGGACGCCGCAGAAGTTTTATCGCAGTGCCCGCCAGACTCCCGACAGTGCCACGTTGCGGGTGAATACCGGTGAGTACGATGCCTTGCTGGGGCGGTCGTACTACGAGATTGCGGCGGAGAGCCGGTCGCAGCACAAGAGCCAGGGGTTTGGCGTCTTGCAGCGGAAGGGCGTCATCTGGGGCTATCTATCGCGTGAGGCCTCGCGCGTGGGGCCAGCCGACGCGCGTTCGGAGCGCTCGCTGTTTGATGGCGTGGATACCACGTGGGCCCCGTTGCGGGCGCAGTTGCCGGCCTCGGCGCAGCCGGTGCTGGACTCTGCACTGAGTACGGTGCGAGACGCGCGCGCGGCCTACCGTGCCGATGCGCCAGCGCCGATGGTGCCGATATTGGCGCAGGCGTTGCGGCAGTTCCGCACGGTGCGCGGCAGCTGGCGCAGCGGCCCACCGCTGCTGATTGCCGGGCCTCCCGGGAGTCCGTCGAGCGTCGCGCGACGCCCGGCCGATGCTGCGCCGGCCGCGCTCTGGGATGCCCTGTCGACGACGGAAGAGCGCACCGAGCGGGCCCTCGTGCTGGCGGCGGGAGTGGTGGTGGAAGCCACGGCGCCACGAGCCACCTTTCCCGCGCGCGAACCGGTGAAGCAGGCGGTGAACGACTCACTGCCGGTCACGGTCACCGTGTTCAATCGCGGCACCACGCCGGTGCTGTTGCGCAACGCGAGTGTGTTCGGGCTGGGGCTGCGCCCGGGGGAAACGGGGGATCTCACGGTGGCGCCGGACAGTGCGGCCACGCTCAATCGGTGGGCGGTGGCATTCGTCTCGAACAGTCCGTGGTGGCGCGTGTACGGCCGCAAGCAGCAGGACTGGTTTCAGGCGCCTATCGATGCACGCCACGAAGAACAGCACCAGGAAGAGCGCGCGTCCATCGTGCAGGCGCGCCTCGAGATTGCGGGGCAATCGGTGGCGGTGAATACGCCGGTGGTGTATCGCTACGCCGATCCCATCAAGGGCGATATGCAGGTGCCGGTGAGTGCGGTGCCGGGCATTACGATCAATCTCGCGAGCGTCATGGAATACATCCGCGCCGGCGTGCCGGTGGAGCGGTACATCCCGGTACGCATACAGTCCAGTTATCCGCACGAGACCACGGTGTCGGTGCAATTGGAGCTCCCCGCGGGACTCAAGGCTGACAGCACGGAGCGTGTGCGCACGCTGGCCGCCGACGGCAGTACCATCCTGCAGTTC contains the following coding sequences:
- a CDS encoding PIG-L family deacetylase, which produces MASLKKLMMSAAAIAAAFVAQPLELTAQVAPDRGAAALGSVLAGIGTTSRVLTVAAHPDDEDTPMIAWLAKGRHVETAYLSLTRGDGGQNLIGNELGEALGAIRTQELLAARRIDGATQYFTRAYDFGFSKNAEETYQHWPKDSILGDVVRVVRAYRPHVMIAFFSGTPRDGHGHHQVSGLLAREAYDLAGDTVRFPVKDFGVPWTPQKFYRSARQTPDSATLRVNTGEYDALLGRSYYEIAAESRSQHKSQGFGVLQRKGVIWGYLSREASRVGPADARSERSLFDGVDTTWAPLRAQLPASAQPVLDSALSTVRDARAAYRADAPAPMVPILAQALRQFRTVRGSWRSGPPLLIAGPPGSPSSVARRPADAAPAALWDALSTTEERTERALVLAAGVVVEATAPRATFPAREPVKQAVNDSLPVTVTVFNRGTTPVLLRNASVFGLGLRPGETGDLTVAPDSAATLNRWAVAFVSNSPWWRVYGRKQQDWFQAPIDARHEEQHQEERASIVQARLEIAGQSVAVNTPVVYRYADPIKGDMQVPVSAVPGITINLASVMEYIRAGVPVERYIPVRIQSSYPHETTVSVQLELPAGLKADSTERVRTLAADGSTILQFRVRGMVKEGQQQLVALALHDGAMSTSGAYLINYDHITPMRLYGASGMYLSAVNVKIPPRARVGYIAGVGDKGIEALEQLDIAVEKIEPSMVSATNLSRFTSIVVGPRAYEASEALVRNNPRLLEYARQGGTLVVQYGAQNMNALPGITPYPLQWAPRAARVTMETAPVTVLQPTHPLLTFPNRIGAVDWEGWAQERATYMPSTIDKRYTSLLRMNDPDEPANDGALLVAPVGKGRYVYVTLALFRQLPAGVPGAARLLANLVGGGVVLQ